ATTTACCGAAGCGGCTGTCGGAGCAGGCGTATCAACCGTGCTCTTGCTGGGCACCCTATCATTGACCACGCGCGAAGAAAAAATTATGAAAAAAAATAACGCATTGGCACTGCTCGTCGTGCTCATTACGGGCAGCGCGCTTATTTACGGCACACTGGACATGCCGATGTTCGGCGACCCCAATGCGCCCGTTCACCAGCACGTTGCCGATCGCTATATTGAAAAATCGGGAGAAGAAATGGGAATCCCCAATATTGTAACATCGGTATTGGCGAGCTACCGGGGATACGATACACTGGGT
This sequence is a window from Gemmatimonadota bacterium. Protein-coding genes within it:
- a CDS encoding DUF4040 domain-containing protein, coding for MTEILDIALLSFMIVLAIAVSRMHNLFMAAVMLGIFSFLAAIVFTLLDAVDVAFTEAAVGAGVSTVLLLGTLSLTTREEKIMKKNNALALLVVLITGSALIYGTLDMPMFGDPNAPVHQHVADRYIEKSGEEMGIPNIVTSVLASYRGYDTLGEVAVIFTAGIGVILLLGHIRRKEDKQ